The following are encoded together in the Vigna angularis cultivar LongXiaoDou No.4 chromosome 9, ASM1680809v1, whole genome shotgun sequence genome:
- the LOC108347262 gene encoding protein GAMETE EXPRESSED 1 produces the protein MGGGESPLLAVIILLSFLLRSESWGWFSSSKETPSSGRTYSGGNFRGSSAEFSIEVFNDQKGVKLIDNAQKKMITSNSCWQNAYQHLFAGCSEILAVDEKRSRLAWHLSDCFQRDSGRSPFPHCDHKASMASCLRTLDDLAHKVYLEFYLETNIICYQLQAYAFKHETERLVTELKSSAQYVEDKLDNIEEKSEHLLQGSQRIHDSLDLIGSHTQQVAQTARHLEGHIDSVLIHSQNIYEQTTQISLSQSQLQEGQEDMKRSLEDGVTMLKESYNYLGKEIGKLRDEAIEIENEVIKVGDAMSSRMNTLQSKAEDIGNMAGLSLDKQHQLLDGQSTALESLNSLIQFQSKAIEESRKTLQYFAEYGHRQHEELVQRQEQIQGFHDRLMENSKSILSSQESFESKQASMFVVLDRIFALQNALLLESRMIKAFVVYSISIFVIFMLTSTKQTYNMRPFLYIELFATFFVEVLVIRLTSDNIEHQTWIINVARLLFMVAAAVQLLHAICTYKDYETLNHQMLLTLMNKVNTMQNQKELLCDMDTDYEDWSEWIDADLPDDVNSLHDPDYIPPEDVTENSITAMKNYNLRSRNLFH, from the exons ATGGGTGGTGGTGAGAGTCCTCTTCTAGctgttattattttgttgtcattCTTGCTAAGAAGTGAGTCATGGGGATGGTTTTCATCATCAAAGGAGACTCCTTCCAGTGGCAGGACCTATTCTGGAGGCAATTTTAGAGGTTCCAGTGCAGAGTTCTCCATTGAGGTCTTCAACGACCAAAAGGGAGTGAAATTAATAGATAATGCTCAGAAGAAAATGATTACCTCAAACTCTTGTTGGCAAAATGCATATCAACATCTTTTTGCTGGGTGTTCTGAGATCTTGGCTGTTGATGAGAAGAGGTCAAGATTAGCTTGGCACCTAAGTGATTGCTTTCAGAGGGATTCTGGCAGATCTCCTTTTCCCCACTGTGACCACAAAGCTTCTATGGCTTCATGCTTGAGAACTTTAGACGACCTTGCCCATAAGGTTTACCTTGAATTCTACCTTGAAACCAACATCATTTGTTATCAGTTGCA GGCGTATGCATTCAAACATGAAACTGAGAGACTTGTGACTGAATTAAAAAGTTCAGCCCAGTATGTTGAGGACAAGTTAGATAACATTGAAGAGAAATCAGAACATCTATTACAAGGCTCTCAGAGAATTCATGATTCACTTGATTTAATTGGCAGCCATACCCAACAAGTAGCTCAAACTGCTAGACATCTGGAAGGCCACATAGATTCTGTGTTGATTCATTCACAGAATATTTATGAGCAAACTACACAAATTTCActatcacaatcacaattacAAGAAGGTCAAGAGGATATGAAGAGAAGTTTGGAGGATGGGGTAACAATGCTCAAAGaatcttataattatttgggaaaagaaattggaaagTTAAGGGATGAAGCCATTGAGATAGAGAATGAGGTAATTAAAGTTGGAGATGCCATGTCATCAAGGATGAACACTCTGCAAAGCAAAGCTGAAGATATTGGGAATATGGCTGGGCTTTCCTTAGATAAGCAACACCAACTTTTAGATGGACAATCCACAGCACTTGAGTCTCTAAACTCATTGATTCAGTTTCAATCCAAAGCAATAGAAGAGAGCAG GAAAACTCTACAGTATTTTGCTGAATATGGGCATAGACAGCATGAAGAGCTTGTTCAACGTCAGGAACAGATTCAAGGATTTCATGATCGTTTGATGGAAAATTCGAAGTCAATATTGTCATCTCAG GAATCTTTTGAATCAAAGCAGGCTTCCATGTTTGTTGTTTTAGACAGAATTTTTGCTCTGCAAAATGCCTTGTTACTTGAATCAAGAATGATCAAAGCTTTCGTTGTTTATTCCATATCAATCTTTGTCATCTTCATGTTGACTAGTACGAAGCAAACATACAATATGAGACCGTTCCTATATATTG AGCTTTTTGCAACTTTCTTTGTGGAAGTACTCGTTATTCGTTTAACAAGTGACAACATTGAGCACCAAACATGGATAATAAATGTGGCAAGATTATTATTCATGGTAGCCGCTGCGGTTCAACTGCTACATGCCATTTGCACATACAA GGACTATGAAACTCTGAACCATCAAATGCTGTTAACACTGATGAATAAAGTTAACACCATGCAAAACCAAAAAGAATTGTTATGTGACATGGATACTGATTACGAGGATTGGTCTGAATGGATAGATGCTGATTTACCCGATGATGTTAATAGCCTTCATGATCCTGATTACATACCTCCAGAAGATGTTACAGAGAATTCAATTACAGCtatgaaaaattataacctTCGCTCTCGCAATCTTTTTCATTGA